Proteins found in one Gigantopelta aegis isolate Gae_Host chromosome 12, Gae_host_genome, whole genome shotgun sequence genomic segment:
- the LOC121385854 gene encoding uncharacterized protein LOC121385854 isoform X1, whose protein sequence is MTGYTGTIVSPTQHNLTIHSFSTETDVGEWICLDGPIGAGPLSCNMTLYTPPIPNPESQVSESTIIILVVVIGVLLVVTVAVSWLCYKRTKRQPKPEQEKSEQRTQEGGDERGQVDEPAVEQID, encoded by the exons ATGACTGGCTACACTGGTACCATTGTATCACCTACACAGCATAATCTAACCATCCACTCTTTTAGTACTGAAACAGATGTTGGAGAATGGATTTGTCTTGATGGACCAATAGGAGCTGGTCCACTTTCTTGCAACATGACTCTCTACA CTCCTCCAATTCCCAATCCAGAGAGTCAGGTTTCGGAATCCACCATTATTatactagtagtagtgatagGTGTTCTACTGGTCGTCACTGTTGCCGTATCGTGGTTGTGTTACAAGCG AACGAAGCGACAACCGAAACCTGAGCAAGAGAAATCTGAACAGAGAACTCAAGAGGGAGGAGATGAGAGAGGCCAAGTTGACGAACCAGCTGTCGAACAGATAGATTAA
- the LOC121385854 gene encoding uncharacterized protein LOC121385854 isoform X2 — MTGYTGTIVSPTQHNLTIHSFSTETDVGEWICLDGPIGAGPLSCNMTLYKRSDNRNLSKRNLNRELKREEMREAKLTNQLSNR, encoded by the exons ATGACTGGCTACACTGGTACCATTGTATCACCTACACAGCATAATCTAACCATCCACTCTTTTAGTACTGAAACAGATGTTGGAGAATGGATTTGTCTTGATGGACCAATAGGAGCTGGTCCACTTTCTTGCAACATGACTCTCTACA AACGAAGCGACAACCGAAACCTGAGCAAGAGAAATCTGAACAGAGAACTCAAGAGGGAGGAGATGAGAGAGGCCAAGTTGACGAACCAGCTGTCGAACAGATAG